From Acinetobacter sp. ASP199, the proteins below share one genomic window:
- a CDS encoding beta-ketoacyl-ACP synthase, protein MRRVVVTGMSGITSLGETADQIFAQFAAGRSGIRYMPEWEIYTDLRSKLGGPVESFNVPKHFNRKVTRGMGRVALMSVVCAEKALEDAGLLHAEILNSGDAGVAFGSSAGSVDAVREFGAMLIDDNMNQLNATTYIRMMSHTSAVNMTVYFGLKGLTLPTSSACTSGSMAIGQAYEAIKYGKQTVMLAGGAEELSAAGSAVFDVLLATSSQNDHPEKTPRPFDQGRDGLVVGEGAGCLVLEEYEYAKARGAKIYAEIIGYGSNTDGQHVTRPDSEMMGRCMQLALKDAQIDPAQIDYVNAHGTSTDQGDIAETQATLRILGKKPISSLKSYFGHTLGACGAIEAWLSIEMMQRQQFVPTINLDHIDPACAELDYIRGEMRELSAQTIMSNNFAFGGINTSLIFRKI, encoded by the coding sequence ATGAGACGTGTCGTTGTCACGGGCATGTCAGGGATTACCTCACTGGGTGAAACAGCTGACCAGATTTTTGCTCAATTTGCTGCAGGGCGTAGTGGTATTCGCTATATGCCGGAATGGGAAATCTATACAGATTTGCGCAGTAAGCTGGGTGGACCGGTCGAATCATTTAACGTACCGAAGCATTTTAACCGCAAAGTCACCCGTGGTATGGGGCGTGTCGCACTCATGTCCGTGGTGTGTGCCGAGAAAGCCCTAGAAGATGCAGGCTTGCTGCATGCTGAAATTCTAAATAGTGGTGATGCCGGCGTAGCATTCGGTTCCTCTGCTGGCAGTGTTGATGCAGTACGCGAATTTGGTGCCATGCTGATTGATGACAACATGAACCAGCTGAATGCCACCACCTATATCCGCATGATGTCACATACCAGTGCAGTCAATATGACCGTATATTTTGGTCTGAAGGGACTAACGCTGCCTACCTCAAGCGCCTGTACTTCTGGTTCCATGGCAATTGGTCAGGCCTATGAAGCAATCAAATATGGTAAGCAGACCGTAATGCTGGCAGGTGGTGCGGAAGAACTCAGTGCTGCCGGTTCAGCCGTGTTTGATGTGTTGCTGGCGACCAGTTCCCAGAATGATCATCCGGAAAAAACGCCGCGTCCTTTTGATCAGGGCCGTGACGGGCTGGTGGTGGGTGAAGGTGCCGGCTGTCTGGTGCTGGAAGAATATGAATATGCCAAAGCGCGCGGTGCCAAAATCTATGCTGAAATTATCGGCTATGGAAGTAATACCGATGGTCAGCATGTGACCCGTCCAGATTCGGAAATGATGGGGCGTTGTATGCAGTTAGCACTGAAGGATGCCCAAATCGACCCCGCACAGATTGATTATGTCAATGCACATGGTACCTCTACCGATCAGGGTGATATAGCAGAAACACAGGCAACCTTGCGCATCTTGGGCAAGAAGCCGATCAGTTCATTAAAAAGCTATTTTGGTCATACCTTGGGGGCTTGTGGGGCGATTGAAGCCTGGCTGAGTATTGAAATGATGCAGCGCCAGCAATTTGTGCCGACCATAAATCTGGATCATATTGACCCGGCATGTGCGGAACTGGATTATATTCGTGGGGAAATGCGCGAACTGTCTGCTCAAACGATTATGAGTAATAATTTTGCCTTTGGCGGAATTAATACTTCACTGATTTTTCGAAAAATTTAA
- a CDS encoding 3-ketoacyl-ACP reductase FabG2, with the protein MSRRILVTGSSRGIGKAIALELAKAGLDVTVHARSRQQEAEQVTQEIQALGQASHVLMFDVNDRAQIAEILEQDVAEHGAFYGVVLNAGLTRDGAFPALTDEDWDDVVSTSLNGFYNVLKPLMMPMIRLKQGGRIVTLSSVSGVMGNRGQVNYSAAKAGLIGATKALALELAKRKITVNCVAPGLIETEMVTEEVKEHALKMIPMQRMGQVEEVAKVVKFLCSDDASYITRQVISVNGGLI; encoded by the coding sequence GTGAGCAGAAGAATTTTAGTGACAGGCTCTAGCCGGGGGATTGGGAAGGCAATTGCATTGGAATTGGCCAAAGCCGGTTTAGATGTGACGGTACATGCACGTTCCAGACAGCAGGAAGCTGAACAGGTGACACAAGAAATTCAGGCTCTGGGGCAGGCCAGTCATGTACTGATGTTTGATGTTAATGATCGTGCCCAGATTGCCGAAATTCTGGAACAGGATGTCGCTGAACATGGTGCTTTCTATGGCGTCGTGCTGAATGCAGGACTTACCCGGGATGGTGCTTTTCCAGCTTTAACAGACGAAGACTGGGATGATGTAGTCTCAACATCGCTAAACGGTTTTTATAATGTGCTTAAACCGCTGATGATGCCAATGATTCGCCTGAAACAGGGGGGGCGTATTGTCACTTTATCTTCTGTCTCAGGCGTGATGGGGAACCGTGGTCAGGTCAACTACAGTGCGGCTAAAGCCGGTCTAATCGGTGCGACCAAAGCGTTAGCGCTGGAATTGGCAAAACGTAAAATCACGGTGAACTGTGTGGCACCTGGCTTGATTGAAACGGAAATGGTTACGGAAGAAGTGAAGGAACACGCGCTAAAAATGATCCCGATGCAGCGTATGGGCCAAGTTGAAGAAGTCGCTAAAGTCGTAAAATTTTTGTGCAGTGATGATGCAAGTTATATCACCCGTCAGGTGATTTCGGTCAATGGAGGACTAATCTGA
- a CDS encoding 3-hydroxylacyl-ACP dehydratase, whose protein sequence is MMDAVQFIPHQQPMVFVDHLIEVNDEFAIAELHIRPELMFCEDEGLPSWTSIELMAQTISAYSGFKGQSKQQSPRIGFLLGTRKMQLPVAYFELGSVVRIRVEQSYLHEGLGQFSCEIQYKEHNITAMLSVYEPADNDDMIGKLK, encoded by the coding sequence ATGATGGATGCCGTACAGTTTATTCCCCACCAGCAGCCCATGGTCTTTGTGGATCATTTAATTGAAGTGAATGATGAATTTGCGATTGCCGAGCTGCATATTCGCCCAGAGCTGATGTTCTGCGAAGATGAAGGTTTGCCCAGCTGGACCAGTATCGAGCTGATGGCACAGACCATTAGTGCTTATTCCGGTTTTAAAGGACAGTCAAAGCAGCAGTCCCCACGGATTGGCTTTTTACTGGGTACCCGCAAAATGCAATTGCCGGTAGCGTATTTTGAACTGGGAAGTGTGGTTCGTATTCGGGTAGAGCAGAGTTATCTACACGAAGGTCTAGGCCAGTTTAGCTGCGAAATACAGTATAAAGAACATAATATTACTGCAATGCTGAGTGTATATGAGCCTGCAGACAATGATGACATGATCGGGAAATTAAAGTGA
- a CDS encoding beta-ketoacyl-[acyl-carrier-protein] synthase family protein: protein MNHNSKTVHPAVGIQLSVGLSALGSTKDQLRHNLTHPLNTLTESADFLPEQNVWVGAYHGELVNEVPDVLKVVDSRNLRFALTALQQIEAEVQAYVAQFSQHRLAVILGTSTSGMGDNETSIQAYFNQQSMDLVDHRKQEMGCLAKAIQQYLGWSGPAYTISTACSSAAKAMAAGQRLLNANLVDAVLVGGVDTLCRLTLNGFNSLESLSAGICQPCGAQRDGINIGEAAGLFLLSRETAPVMLLGNGESMDAWHISAPHPEGQGAAQAMQKALVMAGLEPTDIGYLNMHGTSTPQNDAMEIKAVRTVFQDYEVPLSSTKHKTGHCLGAAGAIEAYICQQVLLDQSWLPLHQAGVLDPELDEQNYVLSPELQQSVRSAMSNSFAFGGSNISLILGTTVA from the coding sequence ATGAATCATAATTCCAAGACGGTTCATCCTGCTGTCGGGATACAGTTGAGTGTTGGCCTGTCAGCTTTAGGATCGACCAAAGATCAGCTGCGACACAATCTCACTCATCCGCTAAACACCCTGACAGAAAGTGCTGATTTTTTACCGGAGCAGAATGTCTGGGTAGGTGCGTATCATGGTGAGCTAGTGAATGAAGTGCCAGATGTGCTTAAAGTTGTGGACTCACGAAATTTACGTTTTGCCCTGACTGCGCTGCAACAGATTGAAGCTGAGGTACAGGCTTATGTCGCACAGTTTTCTCAACATCGACTGGCTGTGATTCTGGGGACTTCAACCTCTGGCATGGGCGATAATGAAACATCCATCCAGGCTTATTTTAACCAGCAGTCTATGGATCTGGTGGATCATCGCAAGCAGGAAATGGGGTGTCTGGCCAAAGCTATTCAGCAGTATTTAGGCTGGTCAGGACCGGCGTATACAATTTCTACTGCCTGCTCATCCGCAGCCAAAGCCATGGCAGCAGGCCAGCGCTTACTGAATGCTAATCTTGTCGATGCTGTCCTGGTCGGTGGCGTAGATACATTGTGCCGTCTGACATTGAATGGTTTTAATAGCTTGGAAAGTCTGTCTGCCGGCATTTGCCAGCCTTGTGGTGCACAGCGTGATGGCATCAATATCGGTGAGGCAGCAGGTTTGTTTCTGCTGTCCAGAGAAACTGCGCCAGTAATGTTATTAGGCAATGGTGAATCGATGGATGCCTGGCATATTTCGGCACCGCATCCTGAAGGTCAAGGTGCGGCACAGGCGATGCAAAAAGCCTTGGTGATGGCTGGTCTCGAGCCAACAGATATTGGCTATCTGAATATGCATGGCACCTCTACACCACAAAATGATGCGATGGAGATAAAAGCTGTGCGCACCGTATTTCAAGATTATGAGGTGCCTTTGAGCAGTACCAAGCATAAAACCGGGCATTGCCTGGGAGCTGCTGGTGCCATAGAGGCTTATATTTGCCAGCAAGTGTTACTGGATCAAAGCTGGTTGCCGCTACATCAGGCTGGTGTGCTTGATCCTGAGCTGGATGAGCAGAACTATGTGCTCAGTCCTGAACTTCAGCAGTCGGTCCGCTCTGCGATGAGCAATTCTTTTGCCTTTGGGGGCAGCAATATCAGTTTAATTTTAGGAACGACCGTTGCATGA
- a CDS encoding DUF3261 domain-containing protein, giving the protein MTARLPLKLISLAFASILLCSGCQSLIPQAQGLVTLSLPAQSYQRQDQIEVQWKESSFSFLLYQQQQGGTLEMVALSLTGQQLFKLGFNGNKVQVEQRIDAMKLLPFEYVVRDLLYATYPGFAKMQAEQVSLQQQGEEQVVLIQNQPVLKIKTLEDSIELNNIQVPYQMVISPVSNTLQNDEAMHES; this is encoded by the coding sequence ATGACAGCAAGATTGCCTTTAAAACTGATCTCTTTAGCCTTCGCGAGCATATTGCTCTGTAGTGGCTGCCAGAGCCTGATTCCTCAAGCCCAAGGTTTAGTCACTTTGAGCTTGCCAGCGCAAAGTTATCAGCGTCAGGACCAGATTGAAGTGCAGTGGAAGGAAAGTAGTTTTAGCTTCTTGCTGTATCAGCAACAACAGGGCGGTACTCTGGAGATGGTAGCACTGAGCTTGACTGGACAGCAGCTGTTTAAGCTGGGCTTTAATGGCAATAAGGTCCAGGTTGAGCAACGTATTGATGCCATGAAATTGCTGCCGTTTGAGTATGTGGTACGTGACCTCTTGTATGCCACCTATCCGGGTTTTGCCAAAATGCAGGCGGAGCAGGTCAGCCTACAGCAGCAAGGCGAGGAGCAGGTGGTGCTGATTCAGAATCAGCCTGTGCTGAAAATTAAAACTTTAGAAGACAGTATTGAACTGAACAATATTCAGGTGCCATATCAGATGGTCATTAGTCCTGTCAGCAATACACTGCAAAATGATGAGGCAATGCATGAATCATAA
- a CDS encoding NAD(P)/FAD-dependent oxidoreductase, protein MSTMQQTDVLIIGAGPSGSSAAALLRQKGYQVSVIERQYFPRFSIGESLLPQSMVFLEEAGLLDTVRAHVDEYAFQFKNGAAFLRGPQRSFYDFTEKFSEGPGTTWQVRRAQFDHLLAQEAEKKGAEIRFGHEVTAVDVESDHPILTVKNEQGESYQIQARFLLDASGFGRILPKFLDLESPSNFPVRRAVFTHIEDGILDDPEFDREKILITVHDKDHRAWYWLIPFADGRSSFGIVAEQDFFEKYGFAEGAEQDLEGLFKRILADDTSLSHVLRNAKFDTPVRTLVGYSANVKHLAERNYALLGNAGEFLDPVFSSGVTIALKSSSLAIPLVDKVLQGQTVDWMNEYEKPLRQGIQVFRAYVESWYSGEFQDVVFSTRQEDKIRRMISALLAGYAWDTTNPIHKNAKQRLNTLAEYCREAQLQES, encoded by the coding sequence ATGAGCACCATGCAACAGACAGACGTATTGATTATTGGGGCAGGTCCATCGGGCAGTTCAGCAGCAGCTTTGCTGCGTCAGAAAGGCTATCAGGTGAGCGTCATCGAAAGGCAGTATTTCCCTCGCTTTTCGATAGGTGAGTCGCTCTTGCCACAGTCAATGGTGTTTCTGGAAGAAGCAGGATTACTCGATACCGTGCGTGCACATGTGGATGAGTATGCTTTTCAGTTTAAAAACGGGGCAGCATTCCTGCGCGGGCCACAGCGCAGTTTCTACGATTTTACCGAAAAATTCAGTGAAGGTCCTGGCACCACTTGGCAAGTACGCCGGGCCCAGTTTGACCATTTACTCGCACAGGAAGCTGAAAAGAAAGGGGCTGAGATTCGTTTTGGCCATGAAGTCACGGCAGTGGATGTAGAATCTGACCATCCTATCCTGACAGTGAAAAATGAGCAGGGTGAAAGCTATCAGATCCAGGCCAGATTCCTGCTGGATGCCAGCGGCTTTGGCCGTATCCTGCCAAAATTTCTGGATCTGGAAAGCCCATCTAACTTTCCGGTACGTCGTGCGGTATTCACCCATATCGAAGACGGCATTCTAGATGACCCGGAATTTGACCGGGAAAAAATCCTGATCACCGTACATGACAAGGATCACCGGGCCTGGTACTGGCTGATCCCATTTGCGGATGGCCGTTCATCTTTTGGTATTGTGGCTGAGCAGGATTTCTTTGAAAAATATGGTTTTGCTGAAGGGGCTGAGCAGGATCTGGAAGGCCTGTTTAAACGTATTCTGGCAGATGATACTAGCTTGTCTCATGTGCTGCGCAATGCCAAATTTGATACGCCGGTACGTACTCTGGTGGGCTATTCTGCCAATGTCAAACATCTGGCTGAACGGAACTACGCTTTGCTCGGTAATGCGGGCGAATTCCTGGACCCGGTATTCTCATCTGGGGTAACCATTGCCCTGAAGTCTTCCAGTCTGGCGATTCCATTGGTCGATAAAGTCTTGCAGGGACAGACCGTAGACTGGATGAACGAATATGAAAAACCACTGCGCCAAGGTATTCAGGTATTCCGTGCCTATGTTGAATCCTGGTATTCCGGTGAATTTCAGGATGTTGTATTCTCGACTCGTCAGGAAGATAAAATCCGCCGTATGATTTCTGCTTTACTGGCCGGATATGCCTGGGATACTACTAATCCAATTCATAAAAATGCCAAGCAACGCTTAAATACCCTGGCAGAATACTGCCGCGAAGCACAACTACAGGAAAGTTGA
- a CDS encoding outer membrane lipoprotein carrier protein LolA, with protein MMNVIRNIKYGAACAAVASLAFAMPVTHAQNTQLKQIFTQLAATPVVRANFEQHKKLASLNKTYVSKGNILFHKNQGVLWQIQSPVKADLIVTEKKLVQKTQRTSSQIAVDKTPYGSVATMFLQLMSGNEAALAKNFNVVSVRYTPAAWNVSLKPKSSLFKKLFVQVDAQGQRYVNQIVIHEQAQNSTTIRFSQHSSQPPSLTAAEHALFQLAK; from the coding sequence ATAATGAATGTGATCCGAAATATAAAATATGGCGCAGCATGTGCTGCTGTTGCCAGTCTGGCTTTCGCCATGCCGGTGACACATGCCCAGAATACCCAGCTCAAGCAAATCTTTACCCAGCTTGCAGCAACCCCAGTGGTACGGGCGAACTTTGAGCAGCATAAGAAACTGGCTTCCCTGAATAAGACCTATGTATCTAAAGGAAACATACTGTTCCATAAAAATCAGGGTGTGCTGTGGCAAATTCAAAGCCCTGTCAAAGCAGACCTGATCGTGACCGAGAAAAAGCTGGTACAGAAAACCCAACGGACTTCTAGCCAGATTGCAGTCGATAAAACACCGTATGGTTCAGTCGCGACCATGTTTCTGCAGTTAATGTCAGGCAATGAAGCTGCTTTGGCTAAAAACTTTAACGTGGTATCGGTACGTTATACACCAGCAGCGTGGAATGTCAGCCTGAAACCGAAAAGCAGCCTGTTTAAAAAGCTTTTTGTTCAGGTAGACGCACAAGGGCAGCGTTATGTAAATCAGATCGTGATTCATGAACAGGCCCAAAATAGCACCACAATTCGTTTTAGCCAGCACTCCTCTCAGCCTCCAAGCTTAACGGCAGCAGAACATGCGCTTTTCCAGCTGGCCAAATAA
- a CDS encoding thioesterase family protein: MHADVIIDVPFHDVDTMNVVWHGHYLKYFEIARCKLLDQFQYNYNQMRESGYAWPVIESHVRYAHGILFEQKIRVRAILKEWENRLKIEYQIFDAETGKRLTKGYTTQVAVDMQTREMCFQSPQILRDRLQAWSAFQASA; the protein is encoded by the coding sequence ATGCATGCCGATGTGATTATAGACGTGCCGTTTCATGATGTAGACACCATGAATGTGGTCTGGCATGGACATTATCTCAAGTACTTTGAAATTGCCCGTTGCAAGTTGCTGGACCAATTCCAGTACAACTATAACCAGATGCGTGAGTCTGGTTATGCCTGGCCGGTGATTGAAAGTCACGTACGCTATGCCCATGGCATTCTGTTTGAACAGAAAATCCGGGTACGTGCAATTTTAAAGGAATGGGAAAACCGGCTGAAAATTGAATATCAGATTTTTGATGCTGAAACGGGTAAGCGACTGACCAAAGGCTATACCACTCAGGTAGCTGTCGATATGCAGACCCGGGAGATGTGTTTCCAGTCTCCGCAAATTTTACGTGACCGCTTGCAGGCGTGGTCAGCATTTCAGGCCAGTGCATAA
- a CDS encoding aromatic amino acid ammonia-lyase: MLIVGENALTIEDVVAVARQQKMVALPSSVTWREQIQRGADFLDQLLEEEGVIYGVTTGYGDSCLVEIPAHQVHELPLHLSRFHGCGLGQNLDLITARAVVLTRLCSLARGYSGVSYALLERLVWMLNENVIPVIPSEGSVGASGDLTPLSYIAGALVGERDVYWQGQIVPIAEVYAAKGMQPHVMRPKEGLALMNGTAVMTAIACLNYKKAEQISLASTLVTAMNVLALEGNPSHFDKVLFEQKPHPGQQQIATQLREWLNGEVQTAHQSSRLQDRYSLRCAPHIIGVFEDSKVWLRQFIENELNSSNDNPLIDPVNLRVLHGGHFYGGHIAQAMDSLKIMIANIADLMDRQLAQLVDYKMNNGLPRNLTGSSHERLPLNHGFKAVQIGVSAWTAEALKQTLSASIFSRSTECHNQDKVSMGTIAARDASRVVVLTEQVLAALSCACVQAVKLKGLDTELTPVLTAFQQWVLQSFKYVEEDRPLQQELQTLVDRFENLELFSSTIFA; the protein is encoded by the coding sequence GTGTTAATCGTCGGGGAAAATGCACTGACCATCGAAGATGTAGTGGCGGTTGCACGCCAGCAAAAAATGGTGGCATTACCAAGCTCGGTAACATGGCGAGAGCAGATCCAGCGGGGTGCCGATTTTCTCGATCAGCTGCTGGAAGAAGAAGGCGTGATTTATGGCGTTACCACCGGTTATGGCGATTCCTGTCTGGTTGAAATTCCTGCGCATCAGGTGCATGAACTGCCTTTGCATCTGTCCCGTTTTCATGGTTGCGGTCTGGGTCAGAATCTGGACCTGATCACGGCACGTGCGGTCGTTTTGACCCGACTATGTTCGCTGGCTCGTGGCTATTCCGGGGTGTCATATGCCTTGCTGGAACGACTGGTTTGGATGTTGAATGAAAATGTCATTCCGGTGATTCCATCCGAAGGTTCAGTCGGTGCCAGTGGTGACCTGACGCCGTTGTCTTATATTGCCGGTGCATTGGTCGGTGAGCGTGATGTTTACTGGCAAGGCCAGATTGTTCCAATTGCTGAAGTGTATGCTGCTAAAGGTATGCAGCCGCATGTGATGCGTCCAAAAGAAGGGCTGGCATTGATGAACGGAACTGCTGTGATGACTGCGATTGCTTGCCTGAATTATAAAAAAGCCGAGCAGATTTCTCTGGCCAGCACCTTAGTTACCGCCATGAATGTGCTGGCGCTGGAAGGTAATCCGAGCCACTTTGATAAAGTCTTATTTGAGCAGAAACCGCATCCGGGACAACAGCAGATTGCGACCCAATTGCGTGAGTGGCTGAATGGTGAAGTACAGACTGCACATCAAAGTTCGCGTCTGCAGGACCGTTATTCTCTGCGCTGTGCCCCACATATTATTGGGGTGTTTGAAGATTCTAAAGTCTGGCTGCGCCAGTTTATTGAAAATGAACTGAACTCCAGCAATGACAATCCATTGATTGATCCTGTGAATTTACGTGTTCTGCACGGTGGACATTTCTATGGCGGACATATTGCCCAGGCCATGGACAGTCTGAAGATCATGATTGCCAATATCGCGGATCTGATGGATCGTCAGTTGGCACAACTGGTGGACTATAAGATGAATAATGGCTTGCCACGTAATCTGACTGGTTCTAGTCATGAACGCTTGCCATTGAATCATGGCTTTAAGGCCGTGCAGATTGGTGTTTCTGCCTGGACTGCCGAAGCTCTGAAACAGACCCTGTCAGCCTCGATTTTCTCCCGCTCTACCGAATGTCACAATCAGGACAAGGTCAGCATGGGAACCATTGCTGCACGTGATGCCAGTCGGGTCGTTGTGCTGACTGAGCAGGTGCTGGCTGCCTTAAGTTGTGCCTGTGTACAGGCAGTAAAGCTTAAAGGTCTGGATACAGAATTAACCCCAGTTTTAACGGCATTCCAACAATGGGTGCTTCAGTCCTTCAAATATGTGGAGGAAGATCGCCCCTTGCAGCAGGAACTGCAGACACTGGTGGACCGTTTTGAAAATCTGGAGCTGTTCAGCAGCACCATCTTCGCTTAA
- a CDS encoding acyltransferase: MLPLMLMLGFYRLGGRWLCRVVLYIVIMWYWLFSRVARQASMQYLQNLHRFAAKQSPFSSMPSLPQTYSHLMQFGECILDKIEGWLGHIPEQHLQLHGHEHFRQHYQKGAVIVVSHFGNIELLRAIKSEHPQPINVLVYQKHATKFNQFLKKLNQHADVNLISVDELGVETALILQEKLNQGEWIIVAADRVPVQSDRVQTVDFLGAPANWPQGAWILASLLKAPVLAVFCYRMQQHVEVHIHAIAEQLNFPRKTRLQSMQQVTRAYVALLEQHCMRAPYQWFNFYNFWDRG, encoded by the coding sequence ATGTTGCCCTTAATGCTGATGCTAGGTTTCTACCGTCTGGGCGGCAGATGGTTATGCCGCGTCGTGCTGTATATTGTGATCATGTGGTACTGGCTGTTTTCCCGTGTAGCACGTCAGGCATCGATGCAATATCTGCAAAATTTGCATCGTTTTGCCGCAAAGCAGTCGCCTTTTTCTTCCATGCCCAGTTTGCCACAAACCTATAGTCATTTGATGCAGTTTGGTGAATGTATTCTCGACAAGATAGAAGGCTGGCTAGGGCATATTCCTGAACAGCATTTGCAGCTGCATGGTCATGAGCATTTTCGTCAGCATTACCAAAAAGGCGCAGTGATTGTCGTGTCGCATTTTGGCAATATTGAATTGCTCCGTGCAATCAAGTCTGAACATCCGCAGCCAATTAATGTGCTGGTCTATCAGAAGCATGCCACCAAATTTAATCAGTTTCTGAAAAAGCTGAATCAACACGCCGATGTGAATCTGATTTCAGTCGATGAATTGGGGGTAGAAACTGCTTTAATTTTGCAGGAAAAGCTGAATCAGGGTGAATGGATTATTGTTGCTGCTGACCGTGTACCGGTGCAGTCAGACCGAGTGCAAACAGTGGACTTTTTAGGGGCACCAGCCAACTGGCCGCAAGGTGCCTGGATTCTGGCGAGCCTGCTCAAGGCCCCGGTATTGGCTGTATTCTGCTATCGCATGCAGCAGCATGTTGAAGTCCATATTCATGCCATTGCCGAGCAGCTTAATTTTCCACGTAAAACCCGTTTGCAGTCTATGCAGCAGGTGACACGTGCTTATGTGGCCTTATTAGAGCAGCATTGTATGCGTGCGCCATATCAATGGTTTAATTTTTATAATTTTTGGGATAGGGGGTAG
- a CDS encoding glycosyltransferase family 2 protein yields MKQCFVIPVYNHPHYLQALVQHLNGFELPIIMVNDGSEAECSQLLRQIAAENEQVELVEHEVNQGKGKAVMTGLLHAAASGFSHALQLDADGQHDWQDVQHFLDASRQNPEAMVIGQPVFDASVPKKRLYGRYATHIWVWINSLSLEIKDSMCGFRVYPLASSVNILKNAKFQPRMGFDTEILVRLKWENVPFVNVPTRVVYPENGISHFNVWRDNIGLTKAHSRLFAGMLLRLPKLLYHKVKG; encoded by the coding sequence ATGAAACAGTGTTTTGTAATTCCGGTGTATAACCATCCGCATTATCTGCAGGCCTTGGTACAGCATTTAAATGGCTTTGAGCTGCCGATTATTATGGTTAATGATGGCAGTGAGGCGGAATGTAGCCAGTTGCTACGTCAGATTGCTGCTGAAAATGAACAGGTCGAGCTGGTGGAGCATGAAGTCAATCAGGGTAAGGGTAAGGCAGTCATGACCGGATTGTTACATGCTGCAGCATCTGGTTTTAGTCATGCACTGCAGCTGGATGCAGATGGACAGCATGACTGGCAGGATGTGCAGCATTTTCTGGATGCCTCCAGGCAGAACCCGGAAGCAATGGTGATTGGCCAACCAGTATTTGATGCATCTGTACCCAAGAAACGTCTATATGGGCGTTATGCGACACATATCTGGGTATGGATTAACAGCCTGTCGCTAGAGATTAAGGACAGCATGTGCGGTTTCCGCGTCTATCCACTGGCGAGTAGCGTTAATATTCTGAAAAATGCAAAATTCCAACCGCGCATGGGGTTTGATACTGAAATTCTGGTGCGTTTGAAGTGGGAGAATGTTCCCTTTGTCAATGTGCCAACCCGGGTCGTCTATCCTGAAAATGGCATTTCACACTTTAATGTCTGGCGTGACAACATTGGCTTGACCAAGGCTCATTCACGCTTGTTTGCGGGGATGCTGCTGCGCCTGCCGAAACTGCTTTATCACAAGGTTAAAGGTTAA